In Dendropsophus ebraccatus isolate aDenEbr1 chromosome 13, aDenEbr1.pat, whole genome shotgun sequence, the sequence CTCAGCATTTGGCTGTAGGGTATAGCGTCCCTGGTATGGGCAGGGTGCGAACTGTGGTAGTGCAAGAGGGAGTTACACGAATTTGGTTTCCTATAGATGGAGGTAGAGATCACCTCATTGTGTATCTCCACCAAAACATCCAGGAATTCCAACCGTGTCCCTCCAAAAACACTAGTAAAGGCCATATTGTCTCGATTTGTAGTATTTAAGTAATGCACAAAGTTGGAAAAATCATCTTCCGTGCCCTCCCAGATGATAAAAATATCATCCACGTACCTAAAGTACGTTCTGATGAACTTAATAAAGGGGTTGGCCGCGGAGAACACCAGGTCACTTTcaaaaaaccccaaaaataaatttgcgtaAGTGCAAGACACTGGTGTCCCCATGGCCGTCCCGACCTTCTGGGAATATCACTGGTCCCCAAATGTGAAACAGTTATTGGTGAGTATGAATGTGAGGGCCTCAGTGATGAAGCTAATGTATTCAAGGGGCTGCCCGGCCTGCCGGAGGAAACAAccgacagcctccacacccgcatcattatagtagttatattcttgtatataggagcagtattatagtagttttattcttttatatagggggcagtactatagtagttatattcctgtatataggagcagtattatagtagttttattcttttatatagggggcagtactatagtagttgtattcttgtatatagagggcagtattatagtagttaatattcttgtatataggagcagtgttatagtagttatattcttgtatacagggggcagtattatagtagttatattcttgtatataggagcagtagtatagtagttatattcttgtatataggagcagtattatagtagttatattcttgtatataggagcagtattatagtagttatattcttgtacataggagcagtattatagtagttatattcttgtatataggagcagtattatagtagttatattctcgtacAATCAAATTAGTTTCAAGAGATTTTACTCAAATCTACCAACAAACTTGTTCTGGATTTGATCGCTGATTTAGATTCATCCCTATACCTGTGTACTACCTGGCTCAGTTATACATAGTGCATCACTGTTTAGTGTAAAGGAGCAGAGAATCTTGCCAAAATGCTAGGGTTCCCTGGAAACTATGTACTGAAGAGGAGGTATATGTTCTATGCATCTTGCTTAGCAAACACCTAATGGGTCTGCTACAGAGTGCTTAACACAGCAAGTGTGAGAGTGACTTGGCTATGTCTACAGTAATGCCATTTACCGCCAGACAACACATATTTACTCCAGTCACCTATGGTCCAGTAAATATGAACTGGCAACAGGCATTCATGCCTTTATCTGTTCATATACTGTATTTACTATTTGAGGTGTTTTGGCAGCagttccacttaaaggggtattccagcaaaaataaataatatatattgcagtgaaatgatagaatcagggatttgatcaaatcccgggaagtGATGAAATAaccgcgccgttccatcattgatggaatgaactctataATTTCCCCCTGCTCCCCGTCCTCcaccgcctctctgctccccgttacGCTCATTTCCCGTGCtacacgcctcctgctcccccagcctgtccgctctgctattaataaaaactagatatcatgccggaaaaaatgacaccccatacagccccgtaggtgtaaaaataaaagcgctataagtgtcacaataggcccattttattaataattaattgccaaaaaaaaaggatttaattaaaaatacatatataacattagagaatctgtgtaacctgcatatggttgtgttcggactgacctatagaataatggtaacatgtcgctgttaccatatagtgcattacgtagacacaggaaccccccaaatgttaccatattgcattcttttttacgatttcacctatttatatcttcataaataatattattggggttccgtcatacatgttatggtaaaatgaaagacgccattacaaagtacaactattcctgtaacaaacaagcacttacatggcttgtagatagaaaagtgagagtgctggagctcttagaaggggaggagggaaaaacggaaacgcaaagaacaaaatttgcgcagtccactgggtcatttagggcttggtccttaaagggttaacattaGTCCTGATACAGTGATTATACAGCAGGAAGGGGAGGTGTCTATCCTTTCTTTATATTTTAGATTGCTTTATATGTGATCTGAGACTGATTATCACTCTCCATGATACTGCAGAACATCCTTCTCCCAGCCGGGTTACGCCAAAAAGACCAAACTACCAAGACGCCAACCGGCCCCCTGGACAGAGATGCCCTCCTAACCCATCTGGAGAAGGAGGCTTTAGATGCCAAGGAGCGAGAAGACCTTGTGCCATACACCGGGGAGAAGAAGGGTAAGTTGATTTTCTTAGTTGACCAGACACACCCTGCTATATACTCTACTACTGGATATACAAAACAACTAATATTGCATATCCCGTATCCACAGAAGAGAAGGAAGCAAGTATTTTTTCATGTTTGGAGTGCAGCTTCTGCTCCGCCCTCCCCCCGCACCGTTATATGGTGATGGGCATAGACAGCTGCAGACTATATTCGCTCTGCTGAATTCAGTGACCCCTCCGCCGGGTTCTTGCTGTTGCTGAGGTGTAATGATTTGTACGATGTATACCCACATTGAGATTGCTCATATGTATGGccacatgtataaaaaaaatcctttaaatcaactggtgtcagaaagttatatagatttgtaatttacttctatttaaaaatcttgtcatccggtacttatcagctgctgtatgccctgcaagaagtagtgtattctttccaggggcgtagctaaaggctgatgggccctggtgcaaaatgttagcttggggcccccccatctccccccgatcaggcaaagttctatctaacgttatatccaattactctaatgtgccaccatgttctaatgccctgtcactgcctccacctcatgtactgcactactgccccctataattaatggactgtactgtgtcattgtctaatcattgtattccaatctttgactctacagctgaaaaactacaactctcatcatgaactgccagttggatataATGGGGGTTGTTGTGCTGCAACCTGAGAGCCAAATGccgcaaaactcccataataaactatcagcagggcacgatgaagtttgaacttctgcaacctggagaagtcacctgatatcacctgcagtcctatgtaacaccacagataacagtgatatccctctgagttcagataatgtagtagatgtcacatgcagtcctatgtaacaccacagataacacagtgatatctctgagtacagatcatgtagtagtcacctgcagtcctttgtaacaccacagataacagtgatatctctgagtacagataatgtagtagtcacctgcagtcctatgtaacgccacaaacacagtgatatctctgagtacagataatgtagatatagaccccctgtgtagccccccatagtatagaccccctgtgtagccccccacagtatagaccccctgtgtagcccccccacagtatagaccccctgtgtagatcccccacagtatagaccccctgtgtaaccctctcatagtatagaccccctgtgtagcccccctcccatagtatagaccccttgtgcagcccccccagtatagaccccttgtgcagcccccctcatagtatagaccccttgtgcagccccccagtatagaccccttgtgcagccccccagtatagaccccttgtgcagccaagcccccgccccccagtatagaccccttgtgcagcccccccagtatagaccccttgtgcagccaagcccccgccccccagtatagaccccttgtgcagcccccccagtatagacccctggtgcagcccccccctgtatagaccacttgtgcagcccccccccagtatagaccccttgtgcagcccccccccctgtatagaccccttgtgcagccaccccccctgtatagaccccttgtgcagccccccacatcgcaacatttatgtaaaaaaaaaaaaaaaaaaaaattaactcacctcacctggatccttgatctccctcaggcctggcagcttctcttcagttcagtgagcttccgggatgccagccccggccggaagctcactgatgcaggaccgcggcgcccggatttctcctctctactgcacggcggctgacatgtgacgtgatgacgtcacatgccagctgccgaggaggaggaggagaagtcccggcgccgcggtcctgcatcagtgagcttccggccggggctgacatcccggaagctcactgaactgaaagagGTCCGGGGGGCATATCCCCTGCCGCGTTCCCCCctgattgggggagcacaggaggaagtggcaaggggggccgtgcgggcccccctagtgtaggggcccggtcgccatagcgacccctatagctacgccactgattctttcctgtctgacacagtgctctctgcccccacctctgtccttgtcaggaactgtccagagcaggagaggttttctatggggattttctgctgctctggacagttcctgacatggacagtggtggcagcagagagcattacaaatctatataaccttctgacaccagttaaaaaaaaaaaatccgctggagtacccctctacTAGCTCACCGTCAGTAACGAACAGAACTTAGTACAATGCATTTACAGTGGATTCCACAAGGAGccggcagaattgtgaatgcagctcttgaTGTGACCATTGAAACTTCAGTCATCATTTCTTTTCTCAACAGGAAAACCCTTTATCCCAAAACAGGCAAAGAGGGAAATCCCTAAAGAGGAGCAGATCACGCTGGAGCCAGAGCTGGAGGAGGCCTTGGCCAATGCCACCGACGCCGAGATGTGCGACATTGCAGGTATGTGTATGAGGACACCATGGCCATCTATGTACACTGACATACACTCATTGGCtcagaaatattttattttttttgtattttctccaACTAGATATTTCTGACCTTAGttctgtaaggctgtgttcacactgcatttttgcaatccgtttttttttttttcatccgttttaaaacatatgcatttgtattcattcatttttccaacgacttccattatgaaaaaaagagatcaaaaaacgaatcaaaatgcatccatttttttttagtttacacaaaaacgtggtctactgcgattttgtgtacgctaaaaaaaacctcatgcattttgatcctttgatctatgatttttttagccttttttttcataatggaactcaatggaaaaacggatcaaagtggatgcacacaaatacagtgagaacccagcctaacacaatGGATAATTTCAAAATTGTCTTCTTATTTTTATTCAACAAACCCCAATTGCCCTCAATGCTACTATTGCCCTCCGGGGCATGCACTTTAAAAACACTGGCTCAGATGGTTATTTGTAAGTCCATTGCAATTACTTAATGACTTCTATTTACTGGGATACATACATGAATCATAACCACATACTGTGTACAAAgccatgcttgtaatctaaatgcCAGCCAGCTGTGTAGAAAGGCCTTGCCTCTGCTTAGATTATCTGTGTAGAAAGGCCCCACCCCTGCTTAGATTATGTGTGTAGAAAGTTTCCGCCCCTGCTTAGATTATCTGTGTAGAAAGGCCCATCCCTACTTGGATTATCTCTGTAGaaaggcccctcccccacttagaTTTTCTATGTAGAAAGGCCCCGCCCCTGCTTAGATTATTTGTGTAGAAAGGCCCCGCCCCTGCTTAGATTATCTGTGGAGAAAGGCCCTGCTCCTGCTTAGATTATCTGCGTAGAAAGGCCCCGCCCCTGCTTAGATTATCTGTGTAGAAAGGCCCCGCCCCTGCTTAGATTATCTGTGTAGAAAGGCCTCACCCCTGCTTAGATTATTTGTGTAGAAAGGCCCCGCCCCTGCTTAGATTATCTGTGGAGAAAGGCCCTGCTCCTGCTTAGATTATCTGCGTAGAAAGGCCCCGCCCCTGCTTAGATTATCTGTGTAGAAAGGCCCCGCCCCTGCTTAGATTATCTGTGTAGAAAGGCCCGCCCCTGCTTAGATTATCTGTGTAGAAACACCCCACCCCTGCTTAGATAATCTGTGTAGAAAGACCCCGCTACTGCTTACATTATCTGTGTAGAAACACCCCACCCCTGCTTACATTATCTGTGTAGAAAGGCCCGCCCCTACTTAGATTATCTGTGTAGAAAGCCCCTGCTTagattattagtagagatgagcgagcctcaagcatgctcgagtccatccaaacccgatcgttcggcatttgattagcggtggctgctgaagttggataaagtcctaaggctgtgtggaaaacatagatacagccaatgactatatccatgtcttccatatagccatagggctttatccaacttcagcagccacagctaatcaaatgccgaacgaccgGGTTCgcgtggactcgagcatgctcaagcttcgctcatctctagttattagtaTAGAAAGTCTCTGCCCCTGCTTAGATTATCTGTGTATAAAGGCCTGCCTCTGCTTAGATTATCTGTGTAGAAAGGCCCCGCCCCCGCTTAGATTATCAACCAATTATAGGACCTGGCCTTGTATTACGTCGTTGGTCAACACTTAATGAATGTTAGATAGTGAGCCTCGTACATTTTGTGTTAAGAAGCTAAGCATCATGGATCTTGGTCTGTTATACAAGAGGTCCTAATGCCCCAGCCCAGAATTCTGTATTTAGGATGGTGTATCTCATTCGTGGTATAGTTTTCGTGAATAGGGACATTGTCTAGATGACTATTGTCCTGGTAATAGGAAGCAAGTAAGTAAGTAGTGTGAGCACATCATGCAGTTATCTAACTTCACCCCGACCTGGGGACATGTTACACTTTATCCTATGGGCGTCTGTGCCCTGATGAGTACTTGATATTAATTCAGGTGGTGACATCTATAGTGATTCAGGAGGTTACACTCCAGATTATTATCCGGCTCTCCAGACGTAAGTGTCAGTAGCTGCGGAGTGACCTCACTGAGATGCTATGCCCGTCTCCTGGAGACCTTGTGATTAAACACCATGCAGAAGCTTACATGAGACTTTCTGAGAGACACAATAATGTTCCTTATAGCAACCGGTCAGAAGAAAAGCAGATATGGGcaggtaaaggggtactctggagaaaaaaaacccaaatctACTGGAggcagtaagttatatagatttttaacttacttctatttaaaaatgtcaaaaccagtacttatcagctgctgtatgtcctgtaggaagtggtgtttttttccagtcttacacagtgctctctgctgccacctctgtccatgtcaggaactgtccaggttttctatggggatttactactgctctggacagttcttgtcatggacagaggtggcagcagagagcactgtgtcagactggaaaggaaacacaacttcctgcaggacatacagcagctgataagtactggaagactggagatttttaaatataagtaaatgacagatctgtataaatctctggaaccagttaatttaaaaacactttttaaagcGTAGCCCTTTAGGCTAAGTTCCCATAACATATaatttcattaaaggagaagcttggtgaaaaatgttattaaagtattttattggcccccaaaagttatacaaatcaccaatatacacttattatgggaaatacttataaagtactttttccctgcacctactactgcatcaaggcttcacttcctggataacatggtgatgtcacttcctggataacatggtgatgtcacttcctggatgaaatggtgatgtcacgaaccgacttccagagctgtacgggctgtggctgctggagaggatgatggcagagggatgctcagtgtccctccagtgccctgtgtccctcagtgtccccctgccatcatcctctccagcagccacagcccgcacagctttgggagtcgggtcgtgacatcaccattttatccaggaagtgacatccccgtgttatccaggaagtgacatcacaattttatccaggaagtgacaccaacatgttatccaggaagtgacatcacaatgttatccaggtagtgaagccttgatgcagtagtaagtgcagggaaaaaagcactttataagcatgtcccgtaataagtgtatattggtcatttgtataacttttgaagggcaatacaatactttaataaaaaatttcgccattatttaatgaaattgtcgattacattgattgtaatggaatcaCTGCTGGCGTgtatgactctgtatacactacggttgggattccttgcggccgcagaaaaaactgacatgtcagttttgtgcgtccactattcattgaatagcgccgtcacaagactgacagagcagacaatgtaaagtgcagctccggccgcactttacattgtcggttaTGAGTATTCAGAACGTGGGAACACCAGAATGTGCTGCATCCTAATTCTAAAGAAATGCAGTTCATCCGGAAGTGTTCAGACCCTCACGATCTTTAAAGTGAGCCAGGGGAAGCATATGTGTATAATGTGCTCCCAGTCTCCACCACACAGAAGAAGACAAGACAAAGCTGAGAGATAAGAGCCCATAACTGCGCTTCTCTCCGCTCCTTTCAGAGATCATTGGGGTCTTGTCAATCTCAAGCCTCATGTTCCGTCTATAAGAGCCTGGTGTCTCCCTGATAGTACACTCACTCCTGCACCAGTAGCTGAGCTCGCACCATTTTCCCCCAGTCAGCAGAACTCCGAGGATTTGGATCTGAGTCAAGTGTTATATTTAGTATGGGAGAGTGCGAGGCCGAGAGGGATATCTTCTTACCCTGTGTGTCAAGGAGGAGGGCACGGGATATTAATCATTTTTTCACTTATAACCATGCGTTACTGCCACCAAGAGGGAATATGTCACCTCCAGCTTACTCCATGGAAAAACATGGGTTCCCAAGGGAGTAGCTACCTCTATATGTTTTATCACatgaacattagagatgagcgagtagtgaaatattcgactttcgaaaattcgaatcgaataggcaccgagattcgactattcgaacgaatattcgatcccattatagtctatgggaaaaaaatttgcggcacttggaaatcaaaattcaatcacttggaggtcaccaagtcccccatgaaacctccctaaacaatgcgaacacctccggaatgacactgggacaatagggggagcatgcctgggtgcaaccaacaccccaaaatcgcagtataatgccactctccgcagttgcgaatgaaaaatatttgtaaaCGCTTTACGAaagtttatggcaatgttcacgaatttcgtttgtatttcttgcgcagcgttacatacatgattccaatgtgcgtccgtagagcgtcatgctATTCCCGcgtatcacgcgtcatgctgtacgaacgttactggaacagtatatatgatgtgcctttttctgggctactggcacaatatgtatcacgtgccttttactaggcaactggcacactaggtatgatgtgccttttactaggctactggaacaatatgtatgacgtgcccttagtgggctaaaccagagacactataagtcacttgtacacacagggtactggaatgaatacacctgctgctgctatcATCTGttttttagcactgagaagtgctttggattctgagatgactttttcgctgcatattagccctgaaaaggacttttgggttctgtagtaatcctgcctaaccaaaacgctactaaaacctatctgtccctgctccaagatctctccctggctaggttgaaagcgcatctgcggtcgagaggcgggagccaagtatttaaagaggacctgtcacccccccgtgccggggtgacaggctcccgacccccgctagagcccctcatacttacttgattgCGCCGGGTCCCACCTCTTCGGCCGCTCCCGGGATGGAAATATTCCCGGAGGAAGCTCGGCGCGTGCGCCGCTAaggtgagtccaacgctcatagagaatgaatggtcagtccgacgctccattcattctctatgagcgtcggactcatctcagcggcgcgcaATCAAGTTAGTATGAggagctctagcggggggtcgggagcctgtcaccccagcccggggggggggacaggtcctctttaagattcgaggtcatgtggttcagccatccaatgagggtagacaccgttttcaggctgcgtgcgtactcccagggtccctcacggcctccctgcatggtcattggattaaaaaaagcgccaactgcgatgggagggctttcgaatgtttcccgcgtattcgccacactactcgactgaattcgaatctttcgaataccgcaatattcaatcgaatatcatCTCGATCGAttcgtattcactcatctctaatgaacatTTTAGGAGGATAGATGATCAAAAAGGTTTGTGTTGTATTACATAAAATACAATATAGGTGGCCGCCATGGTATGTGGGACCATTACTGACTGGCGCCGTGTATTCTTCTATTGCAGCCATCCTGGGAATGTATACCCTGATGAGTAACAAACAGTATTATGACGCCATTACTTCCGGAATCATTACAAATAAGGAGGGCATCAACAGTAAGTACAAGGAAGAGGGTTTTCTTTATTGTAAAAATTTAGTTATTTTTGCTTTAACCATTTCtatgcagaaagttatatagtcttGTAGTTTACTTCCattaatcttccagtacttctcagctgctgtatgtcctgcaggaagtgggggtagtctctccagtctgacacagtgctctctgctgccacctctgtccatgtcaggaactgtccagagcagtagcaattctCCATaggaaacctcccctgctctttaGACTGTaaggaatacaacacttcctgcatgacacacagcagctgataagtacgagaagacaagattttttttaatagaagtatattacaaatctccagttgattggaaagaatcttttttttttaactacccctttaaaccaccaTCATTGACTAAATTGAGTGAGCAGAAGCGCCCACCTAAGCACTATACCAGTTTGTTTCTGCTTGACACAGCTCAGATCTGCTTGGATAGTGGCTCTAGTGATGTAAAGATTTATAGACGGcctaaagctctgttcacacactgtttaaatgacgtccatttctATCAGACTGCCATCATGTAACATCaagtaatggccgttgtttgttaATATGGCCGTTATTTGACGTTACATGAGGGTCGTCCAATAAAAATGGACGTCATTTcaaaggtgtgtgaacatagcctcaaacctTAGTGAGTTgttggtgaaataaaaaatagcCTCAGTCTCTTTATCTCTTCCTTACAGGTGTTGTACAACCAGACAAATATAAACCtgtcccggacgagcccccaaatCCAACAAATGTGGAAGAAACACTGcagaaaataaaaagcaatgcATCAGACCTGGTGGAAGTTAATCTAAATAATATCCCTGTAACTATCTTAGATTATAGGATATAGTGTGAACTGAATATACAGAGCACTCATTCTGGCAGAAACAACCATCTGGTGTTATCTTATTGCAGGACATTCCCATACCTACGCTAAAGGAGGTCTGCCAAGCTTTGAAAACCAACACACATGTGAAGAAACTGAGCTTAGTAGCTACACGCAGCAATGATCCAGTGGCTTATGTAagttctatatactgcaggtTGGATAAGTTGTCTGTCACTTATGTATAGCTTTACAATCAGACGTAACAGAATGTAACACCAACATTATCCACCAGGTGGCAGCATGGAACTGCAAAGAAAAGCAAACCAAAAAAACCCGTTA encodes:
- the TMOD4 gene encoding tropomodulin-4; translated protein: MSSSTTMSYQKELEKYRDIDEDEIMRGMSAEELAQLDLELQEMDPENILLPAGLRQKDQTTKTPTGPLDRDALLTHLEKEALDAKEREDLVPYTGEKKGKPFIPKQAKREIPKEEQITLEPELEEALANATDAEMCDIAAILGMYTLMSNKQYYDAITSGIITNKEGINSVVQPDKYKPVPDEPPNPTNVEETLQKIKSNASDLVEVNLNNIPDIPIPTLKEVCQALKTNTHVKKLSLVATRSNDPVAYAVAEMIKENKTLESLNIESNFISSAGMLAVIQAMKNNSTLTELKVDNQHQNLGDTVEMEMAFMLENCPSVVRFGYHFTQQGPRARASNAITRNLETRRKKKKNTQ